The Oryza glaberrima chromosome 5, OglaRS2, whole genome shotgun sequence DNA segment TGGGCTCCATCTCCCAACGGCACTACTGGAACCAAATCCACAGTACACACAGCCTTACGGTGTTTACGGTACGGACACGCCGTAGCTACCAACGCAATCGAATCCATTCTCACTCAAACTATTACTCTGCCGGATGTACCACACAAACAATTAAATGGAAATGTCGTTGCTCAAGCTTGTAAACTTGCCCCCAAGGCTAAAGCAGCATCTCTGTAGAACTATAGGaccaggagcaggagcaggagcaggaccATCAATCATCTTCCTCTCTGGATGGTCGATCCATGGCCCATGGGAATAGAGCAACCATGTGTAGTTCACGTTCCATAGTGCTGCTTCTGCTCCAGATCTTGCCAGCCTTGGCAATCCTGTCTGTGCTTCTGCGCACATGACATAAATGTATTTCAAGTTTGAGCCATGCCATTGCCACGGATCAGACTATGAGCCCATTTAAACCTCCAGTGCCAGAAAGATGGTAGCCCAGCATTGGGAGCTCATGTAATGCAACTCCACTGGCCTGGGCTCAGTCTTGATCAACAAGCTCATCCATGGACTTCACACATATTGGCTTGGATGTATTCGGCCCAGGAAAGATTTCATTCTATAACATCTACAAAATTGCAGACTAAAGAGAAGTATAGATAGCAATACCAACTTGTAAACCACCAGAGGCACCAAAATTAGGGATATATAGACAGGCGAACATGAAGCGAGTCTTTAGTACCAGCTACGCCATTGTAGGGACCATATGAAGCCGGGAAAATCCAGCTGAAGTTAAACGACCGACAACATGTATAACAAACAACAAATGGAATCAGCTTTTATCGCTTGTTGGTGAGGAATCACCGTCCATCTTGTCATGTTGAAATTTCACGACGATGCATGTGATATTGTCACCACTCCCTCGGGAAAATGCAGTCTCTGTCAGCTTCCGAGCTGCTGCCTCAGGTTCCTCCTCAATCTTCACGAGTGAAACAGCATCCTGCATCAACATAGGAGAAACACGATGAGGCGAATTAACTATGTTTTAAAATGCACTATGAACAAGAGGGGAGCATAATTAGATTATCCATTATGACATGATGTGTGTATATTCAAGAAAAATTGCAGCCATGTGAGCAAGACACCAATCAGAGAAATAACGCTATAGTCAGTAAGAGTGCCCTATATAAGTGTAAATGGTTATTATCAGTGTCATGTGTCAAAACCGCATTCCATAAATGCAATATGTGATGTGTATGTTCAAGACAAAATAGAAGCCACATGAGCAAGAAATCAATACGAGAATAATGTTATTCACTTCCGTCGGAACTTTAGAAGTTTGACGGAATCTTGTCCTAAACATCAACTATTTATGACCAAGAGAGTACAATCAGTAAGGGtgttatgaaaaataaataccAAGCCCTGTAAAAGTATATTGATACAATCATGTGTTACACTGCACCTCCATAACAGAGTAAAGATGCTGCAAGTTCCATGAATGCAAGCTTCATAGTGACACGAACATGATAGTGGTGTTACAACAAATTTATGCACCAAGCAACTCAGATGTGAAGGAGTAGGTTGTGCTCCTGAATTAGGACCTTAATGTCTTAATTAAGTATAAACCTAGTCAAATGCATCATTGTTTATATTGTTATGACCATAATTTTATGGGACAGCAGTAGCGCACAGTAGTTGGACAGCAAAATCACAGTATATCAGAGCATCACCCTAATGCTGTTCACTGCCGCCACATGTTGCACATGCCACAAATCCAATCTTTGAAGCCCAATAAAGTATATTTCATGTATATAATGCAAACAAATGAATTTCTGCACCTCTAGGGAAGCTATAGATTAGCAAACTAACCTCATTCGGAACCACATCCCACAGCCCATCACTAGCTAAAATCAGAAACTCCAATTCATCATCTATTTCTTGTTCCTGATAAAATAGTTGAAGAGTTCACACTTCATAGTAAAGTATAAGCCACAGAGGATCAATGTGTtgccatatttatatatatgtgctgcTCATGTTACCTGAATCTCAGGATCTGCAACAACAAATTGCTTCAACAAGCGGTTGCCAAATGCCCGAGACATTGCAAGTACACCACCTACCCTCCAAGTTCCTGCAAAAGTCCATTTACCATCATCAGCAAGATGATAGTCGCAATTTGCAAGTCTCCTCCACCTATGTATGTCAGTGACTTCTCCAAAATAAACAGGCACGATCTATGGCAACTCAGATTAGAACACAGATATTGTAGTATTGTGTGGTACTCTAGGTGTTGATGGAAGCAGGACTTACCAGCCCACATAACAACCCCACCAGCACTCTCAATTCGCTTCCTCTCATCGCTTCTATTTGGCTTGTGATCCTCAGAGAGTGCAATAGCTATAAATAGGAGGGAAACGAAATGTTTAACAACAATTCAGCAGGTACACCGCCACAAAGAATGCAACAACTGCATCCAGTATTAAATAAATGAACATCATCTTTTGTAAACAGAAGCACCTTTGCCAGCCTTTGATATTACAGCACGTGAGTCGCCAACATTTGCCACATAGATATGATTTCCAACCAAAACCGCCGTCGATGCGGTTGATCCATCATCTCTATGAGTGTGGCTTTCAGAATCCAAAAACTCTGAATcagtttttttatatgtttcgCCTGTGGATTACCATAGATCAGTTTACTCCATCACAAGAAATATCAACAGGATCTTGAAGAAGCTAGTGGTACAGCTAGGAACAATATCATACTTATTGCTAATTTTGTATTTGTCATGAACTCTGGATGTTTCATGAGGTTCTCAAACAAGTGCTCCTTCAAATACTCAGCAGCACGTGAACCACCATGACCTGCAACAGAAAAGAAACATTTAAAATAGAACAACTGATAGACAACAAGAGGTCTGAAGGAAAATTTTCCAACCATCAAATATTCCAAAGAGGCTTATTTGTTTATCATCAATTTTAGATGATTTTATATCATAGAAGTCTTCCATGCTTGCTCTTTTTCCTCTAAAACTCGAATATCCACAACTCAGAAATCCATCCTCACTGCAAATCAGTCAAATAACAAGGCCTAATGTTAAGAAAGAAATAGATGAAAATGCTTATGATATTCATGTAATATAATGGTAAAATTAACTTTACATTCTGATAAAAGGACAGTGCCTATTCAGTTATTCTTCTACAAATAACAATCTACTGGCATGAAGAAAAAGAAGCCATATGTCAATAGAAATTAGTTACAGGTATTTGAATCAGTTGGATTTCAATAATATGGGGGCTGAGGGTCCGAACAGTTACTTGAGCGTGAGAAATCCCATTCAATTTTTATCACGTCAATCAGCAAGTACCAAGAAAGGATTTTCTGCCTGCAAAACCTGGCTAGATAACGCTACTACCATAAAACCATTTAAAGTTTATTTCACTCCATCTAAACTATATAATCTATCTGTATCAAACAAGAAAGTGAAAATATTCTATTCCTGAGTTGCTTCATCTCCAATAATGGACCAGCCATTAAACCACCAGACTACATTTCAAGCACCAAACTCAAAGTTACCCATTAGCAAAGCAGAATGGATTGATGTCTAATTTTCTATCACCAAAGATACTAATGAATACAAAAATAGATACGAAGTGCAATATTCATTATTTGGCAAATGTGATGGAGCATAACAAAGAGAggcacacataaaaaaaattctaggagAAGTTAGCTTAGTTTGATTAATGAATGTAATAATGAAGTGGCCTACTTAATGATCTGATGTGTTGATATTATGACCAGATATCACATGAAGATCTAAGTTATGATAACAACAAACATTTTAGCATTGAAAGCACCCTTCTGTGAAGAAATTTGTTCCGGTATCATATGTTATTGCGCCTGTTATTATAGCTTGCCAGAACTCAGTATGAACATTTTAGCTAAAGTAGCATGGTAGAATGTTTACATTACTGCCACgtaagcaatttttttttaatgtgctATCATATTTACTTTTGTACGCATTAAAACcatgttctttcttttgttCCTGATGACATTACAATATTCCATGAATAGTAATTCATAAAAAATCCAGAAAGATGCTGCCAAATATTGGAACTACATAAATACATCAAAATGCTTCTTCAGCACAATCATAACACATGCTACTCTCACATGCAATTTCAGACAAGACACTTTGTTTAGAACACACATGCTAGTCTAAGAGATCATAGAGCTTGAGGTTCTGGTTCACTGAAATGCACAATTCTAAATAGGTCAATCACTATAACATTTCTGGTTATAATGGAGCATTGCAAATCTACTAAAAAGCCACATCCGCTTACTGTCGCAAAGTTATGTTGGGCATGCAATGTCTATTTTATGATCAATGTACGTCTATTACGCCACTTGATATGAACGACACCAGAACAGAAGCATGATCAACGTACGTCTATTACGCCACTTGATATGAACGATACCAGAACAGAAGCATGCTCTCAACGTACGTCTATTACGCCACTTGATATGAACGATATCAGAACAGAAGCTGTATGGTGTATTTAAATTAAATGCATAAACGAGAATTCCTGCCTACAGAACCGATTATCTGCAAGCTCCAATAGGGAAAAGAGAAGCAAGCATTACCTCTTCCATCCACCACTCATGTAGCCCACTTCatccaccctctctctctccttctccctttCCCTCTCTTTGTGCTTATTCTCTTGATCCTTGTGTTTCTTCTCCTCCACTGCTGGcacaggagcagcagcagcagtctcCTGCTTCCTCTCCCCTTGAGGAACCACAGGCGaggacacctcctcctcctcgcctggTCGGCCTTCCAACTCCGACTCCCCCACAGCCACTGCTGGCTCAGGTGACACCTCCATTGCAtccccctccaccacctccatctCTGCCGGTGCAGACGACACCTCTACATCACCACCCTCCTCCTGTGGTGGTTCCctctccaccggcgccgcctcctgctccaccTCGCTGGCCTCCTCATCCGCCACCTCCTGGGCGGACGGCGGATCCCCGGGCTCCACCATCACCTTCCCCCCGGCGCGGAACCTGCGGTGCTTCAAGGGATGCCGCACACCGAGCCGCTTGTCGTGGGGAGGCCTCGGCGGTCGCCCACTCacagccgccccctcctccgccgccccagcccccgcccccgccgcggcagccgctgttacctccgacgccgccgccgatgcctccGACAGAGCAGCCGATGCCGACGCCGGGTTAGCCGAGCTCTCCTGGTCCTTCACGGCGCCATCGTAAACCATCTAAATCGCGGGGGCGGCAAACCGGAAACCCTAAACAGCATCAGGCGCAGAGCTCAGATTCAATCGAGCACGCGCATGGGTTCAAATCGGAGCCAAACATGGAGCGATCTGGAAGCaatggggaggagggagggagctcACCTTGGGGATCCgatcgggcgggcggcgggggaggcgatCGGATCGAGGAAGCGGCGGATCCAGAAGGTTCTAGATTTGCGTGGGGGGTGGGTGTGAGCTGGAGAGGAGGTGGTAGCAatcgggaggaagaggagatgagTGTGCTGTGCTGTGTgcgtgagaggagaggagagaagagaagcaggCGGCTGCGGCTACGTCGCGGTGCGGTGGGAgatgtgtttttttctcttcgttttttatttatttttttcttttgcctttttttggatGTGTGCGTACGTGGTTCGGGAGGCGAGACCACCTGGGCCTCGCGCGACGGGTAGTGAGTCACTGACGTGGTGGGGACAGGTTGAGTGGGGCCAACTGTAAGTGGGGTGGGTACATATAGGTCAGGTAGTAGTAGGTGAGAGGAGGAGTCCCAGGGCGGCAGCAGAGCACGGTGGGGAGTTCGACGAGGCGCGCCGTGCTGGGCCCGGGGCTGAGCTGTGGGCCGGCGCTTTCGGGGTGGGGGCCACACGTCAGTGGACTGTGGGATCGATTATCAGTCTctgatctttctttttttttaaaaaaaaaagcatatcaaACTCTCCCACAAAACTTGCTCAAGGGTGTGTTTGATAAGAAGTGGATTGGGAAGATTGAggagatacgcaaaacgaggtgagcaattagctcatgattaattgagtattaattattttaaattttaaaaatagattaatatgatttttttaaagcaacttttctatagaattttttttaaaaaaacacaccctttagtagtttggaaagcgtgcgtgcggaaaacgagatgtTTTCTCCCTCAATGTCCTCCAAAGGAACGCTGCCCAAGtaatgtttcatttttttcaggTATGTATTATTCTTTGTGTTTTTATAGGTATAAGTATAATACTCCTAAGTTAAACCGTTTTCAGCAACGctgagtttttcttttaagaaaacaaatcatgatTGATGAGTTTCTACATGGTTTTTGGAGGAAATTGTCTGAATTTTAACGACATTTCTATGCACATGTACACTGAATGGAAAATGAATAGTAGCTCAATGAAAATAGAACATGGGCGTGCTCATGATGGCTAGCGCACATCATGAAAGTCGTATAATCATTTCCACCACAGTTAGGCCCGCTCAGGAATGATTCTTTCCACATGAATATTCACTATGAATCCCATACAAATTAATCATATCATCATAGAAGACgtatgttttaaaaatcatggaATAGGAGATATaatcaagaaaatataatgTATATAGCTGGagcaaatatattaaaaaagagtaaaatattTCTAATTGTCTTATAACGGATAGTGTAGCAgtgacaatttttttcagaCAACAATACAATGTGCATATGTTTTCATGTATCTCTCTCTTTCAGTAAACGTATTCCCGGTCTAAAtacacaaaaacaacaaattatatatagggttaattggatccatgccattataaatttgctagttttgaaaaataccattactatttatataattggaaccatgccattccAACACAACAAAAATTGTATCCATGACATGCTATACACTTGATACCCGGTATGAATCGTTTTTTGTCtactgtatttttatatggaccaAAATACCCCCAAATCCAACAGCCCTAGCCCCAAATCGATTCCTCATCCTGCCCGATGCAAATGCCCAGCAGCAATGGCGATGGCAGTTGAGCGAGCTGCGGTGATGACGATGACGGCTTAGAAAGGACGGAGGGCGGTAGCTGCCGGCCGGGGTTCTGCCGTCTGAGGCATTGCACGAGATCGGCTGGCCGTGTCTGGTGGAAGCGACGTGCAGCCCTGCAGCGGCAGCGAGCTCGCGTGTGGTGAGAGCAGATCCAGTGGCGACCTCCATGCTACTCCTGCTCCTGCTGGTGCTGACGACGATGTAGCGGATGGGCTGCAGCTGGCCGGCTCGAGCTGTCATCGTGGACAGTGACCCCTCCATGGCGACTTCTCCACCGccctcttttcttcttttcctttttttcctctgtaATTTTGTACACCTGATTTAACCATTTATTGGAGTGGCCGACGACAGCAATTTAGCAGCAGCGATTTTAGATATTagatataaaattttgattgtATCTGAGGCATCAAATTGCAGAGTAGACAAGAGCAAGTATCGTGTTGCTGTTCAGTTGTAAGAggcaggggtattttggtctatATGAAAATACGGTAGATAGAAAACGATTCAAAATGGGTTTCAAACATACAAAGTGGCATAGATCTGATTTTGAATGTTTTccagtggcatggttccaattatgcaaatagtaatggtatttttcaatTGCTGCTGAGATGAAATCATTGGCAAGATGTTTTACTTAAGTTTCTTTTGTTCATGTAAGCGTAAGCCGTAAGCCGCGCGCAGAGCTGATGAGGTGGTTCATATGTTAAGCTAGAACGAGCGAGCTTGCTGTTCACTTGGTTTACTAACAATGTATCCCTGGTTGTATAAAGGATCTTGTAAACTCTGAATCTTTTTACGAATGAATGGGTCAACCctgatattaaattttaaaaacattgaACGGCAGGAGCTCTGTTGGATATATTAGAAcctttatattaaaatatggaagaAAAAACTATCTCCGAGAATCTCATCGATGTATTCCTTACAGTCAAGACAGATAATATATGAGGCCCTTGGCTGGCCTTTGCTGTGGTCGCTAGAGGAGAGTAGGGCTTCGGCTAGTCAGTCGTCACCACTGCCGCTCTCCTCGGGTTCGGCTCTCCACCTCTGTTGTCGCCACCCAACGAGGCCcggaagagaggaaagagagatagagggaaggtgaggaagaaaacaagatgaggaGGAAGTTGCTGATATGTGAGTTCCACTTGCTAACTCAACGAGTCAAGTACGGTCAACCTACTACGTTAGAGAAAACCGTTTTCCAAACCATAAAGGAGTTAATTTGTACCAGTTTTTGAAGATGGGAGATGCGCTATACCAGGTTGTGTGGTTGAGGGAGGTGATCAATTAGGAGCGAACGATAAGGGAGCTAAGATACACTTATTCCTCGCGAGGTTATAGATTTTAAGGCCCATGGGCCATTCATTTGAATGGGCTAAAATCTCGTCTCGTCCATCGCAGCAGTAGATAACGTCTTCTTCCATCGCAGGAGGTGCGCTTCCTATCCCCATCGCCACCCATGGCGActcccgccgcttcccctctcctgctgccgctccccctccccctcccggcctccaccttcccgcctcgccgcgctgtcccctgcgcccgccgcctcgtctTGCGGCCTCCCCGCGCCGGACGCCCTCGCCTCCGGGACCCGCCTCCCGCGGCGCCCCcaccggcggtggaggaggtcggcgaggaggaagaggacgacgatGCCCCCCCGCTCAGGCTCCTCGAACCGCCCCAGGAGGACGACCCCTTCCCGCCCGAGGTGCTCAATCTCTTCCCGCCTAGTTGCTTCCGTTGCTCACATCTCTTCTGCTcgcgcgcatgcatgcatgatgaacAATGTCGTCGTGTGCAGATGGAGCCGGCCGACCCCGACTTCTACCGGATAGGGTACGCGCGGATGATGCGGGCGTACGGGATTGAGTTCTTGGAAGGCCCCGATGGGATGGCCGTCTATGCCTCCCGGGACGTCGACCCACTCCGCAGAGCTAGAGTGAGCCTTTCTTTAACTATCCCATCATTATCTTTCCAATTCACTGCAATTGGACATAAGTACTATACTTACAAAGGGGCATTACAAATAGCATGTACAAGTACAATGTAGAGCCAGCCACATCCAGTACTCACTCCACTCcagtacatatatatggtcTACATTCTGTGGTTGTTACTTTACCATTTACTGCTAGTTGGTTAGTGTATGTATGTCCTACTATCAGAACAAATATGAATTCTACTGAATAGTACGAAATGAAGTCAATCTTTGAATTTGTTAGGTACTTTACGCTTACATATCTTCTGCTGCCTTTTATAATGCTATGCAAATAATCAAATATGGTGTAAG contains these protein-coding regions:
- the LOC127772703 gene encoding probable protein phosphatase 2C 52 yields the protein MVYDGAVKDQESSANPASASAALSEASAAASEVTAAAAAGAGAGAAEEGAAVSGRPPRPPHDKRLGVRHPLKHRRFRAGGKVMVEPGDPPSAQEVADEEASEVEQEAAPVEREPPQEEGGDVEVSSAPAEMEVVEGDAMEVSPEPAVAVGESELEGRPGEEEEVSSPVVPQGERKQETAAAAPVPAVEEKKHKDQENKHKEREREKERERVDEVGYMSGGWKSEDGFLSCGYSSFRGKRASMEDFYDIKSSKIDDKQISLFGIFDGHGGSRAAEYLKEHLFENLMKHPEFMTNTKLAISETYKKTDSEFLDSESHTHRDDGSTASTAVLVGNHIYVANVGDSRAVISKAGKAIALSEDHKPNRSDERKRIESAGGVVMWAGTWRVGGVLAMSRAFGNRLLKQFVVADPEIQEQEIDDELEFLILASDGLWDVVPNEDAVSLVKIEEEPEAAARKLTETAFSRGSGDNITCIVVKFQHDKMDGDSSPTSDKS